The following proteins are encoded in a genomic region of Lachnospiraceae bacterium KM106-2:
- a CDS encoding D-alanyl-D-alanine carboxypeptidase, whose product MRKNRIISIILILCICITTSMAGNTVTVNAKSVKTIPSVQAKAYAIIDAKTGAILYQKKSLNKIYPASTAKLMTALVAIEHMSVSKKITVSKKALQLVPSDASRIGLKAGKKYTLNQLLHMLLIVSAADAAEVIAVGVAGSQKKFVAMMNKKAKSLGMTKTSFDNPIGLDKGNKYMKTYSTAADMSKLGKYVMNVNAIKKIVAKGKYTLNGFNNGKRLLKNTNEFLTTASYSKNSYRIIGTKTGYTNAAGACLIVTAVSTKGKKMILAYYGAKTHSQMYKEIRSLLDYALRK is encoded by the coding sequence ATGAGAAAGAACAGAATTATTTCTATTATTTTGATTTTGTGTATTTGTATTACGACATCTATGGCAGGCAATACAGTAACCGTAAATGCGAAGAGTGTAAAGACGATTCCTAGTGTGCAGGCCAAGGCTTACGCAATAATAGATGCGAAAACAGGAGCTATTCTTTATCAAAAGAAGTCCTTAAATAAGATCTATCCGGCAAGCACAGCAAAATTAATGACTGCACTTGTAGCGATAGAACATATGTCAGTATCTAAAAAGATTACGGTATCTAAAAAGGCGTTACAGCTAGTACCTAGTGATGCCTCTAGGATTGGTTTAAAGGCGGGAAAAAAATATACCCTAAATCAATTATTACATATGCTTTTAATTGTCTCGGCAGCGGATGCAGCAGAAGTAATTGCTGTTGGAGTTGCTGGATCCCAGAAGAAGTTTGTGGCGATGATGAATAAGAAAGCAAAGTCACTTGGAATGACAAAGACAAGTTTTGATAATCCGATTGGATTAGATAAAGGTAATAAGTATATGAAGACATATTCAACGGCAGCTGATATGTCGAAGCTTGGTAAATATGTAATGAATGTAAATGCGATCAAGAAGATTGTTGCCAAAGGAAAGTATACATTAAATGGTTTTAATAATGGAAAGAGACTTCTTAAAAATACCAATGAGTTTCTTACTACTGCATCCTATAGTAAGAATTCATATCGTATCATTGGAACAAAAACAGGATATACAAATGCAGCAGGTGCTTGCTTAATTGTGACAGCAGTCTCTACAAAAGGAAAAAAGATGATACTTGCCTATTACGGTGCCAAAACACATAGTCAGATGTATAAAGAAATTCGCAGCTTGCTTGATTATGCTTTGCGGAAGTAA
- a CDS encoding beta-lactamase class C and other penicillin binding proteins has product MNTKKLECLNALFENEMREDHLRGASVLVYQKGKVWFQNFYGTCKEDTIYKIYSMSKPITAVAAMILYERGQLDLFEPVKKYIPSVGHLKVIDENGVHEAKNEMLVHHLLNMTSGIVYPGEEDLPAKEMAKKQQELLKQVADGKKLDTFSICNALGDCPVAFEPGTQWRYGASADLLAAIVEVISGMKYSEFLKKEIFEPLGMVDTGFTIPKEKIDRFATFYNCLDEEGHLREVDAEDRQWLGITDPTKEPNIESGGGGLYSTLQDYFKFARMLLGKGSFEGKQILGRKTVEFMSENQILPELMKYLEWDALRGFGYGNLMRTKLSNAKAESNGSVGEFGWDGLAGTYFSIVPDEEMVILYMQQHKHGADYSVRRKMRQIIFGAVD; this is encoded by the coding sequence ATGAATACGAAGAAACTAGAATGTTTAAATGCATTATTTGAAAACGAAATGAGAGAAGATCATTTACGTGGAGCTTCCGTCTTAGTTTACCAGAAAGGAAAAGTCTGGTTTCAAAACTTTTACGGCACATGTAAAGAAGACACAATTTATAAGATTTACTCTATGAGTAAACCGATTACAGCAGTTGCTGCGATGATATTATATGAACGTGGACAACTAGATTTATTTGAACCAGTTAAGAAGTATATTCCAAGTGTCGGACATCTTAAAGTGATTGATGAGAATGGTGTTCACGAAGCAAAAAATGAGATGTTGGTACATCATTTGTTAAATATGACATCCGGAATCGTATATCCAGGAGAAGAGGATCTTCCGGCAAAAGAGATGGCCAAAAAACAGCAAGAGTTATTAAAGCAAGTAGCAGATGGAAAGAAGTTAGATACCTTCTCAATCTGTAATGCTCTTGGCGATTGTCCAGTAGCATTTGAGCCGGGAACGCAATGGAGATATGGAGCAAGTGCAGATCTTCTTGCAGCCATTGTCGAGGTAATCAGTGGTATGAAATATAGCGAGTTTCTAAAGAAAGAGATATTTGAACCATTAGGAATGGTGGATACTGGATTTACAATTCCAAAAGAGAAAATAGATCGATTTGCAACCTTCTATAATTGTCTCGACGAGGAAGGTCACCTTAGAGAAGTAGATGCTGAGGATCGTCAGTGGTTAGGCATTACAGATCCTACTAAAGAACCTAATATTGAATCAGGCGGAGGTGGCTTATATTCCACTCTTCAAGATTACTTTAAATTTGCAAGAATGTTATTGGGAAAAGGAAGTTTTGAAGGAAAACAAATCTTAGGCAGAAAAACAGTAGAGTTTATGTCCGAGAATCAAATTCTTCCAGAACTAATGAAATACTTGGAGTGGGATGCCTTACGTGGCTTTGGTTACGGTAATTTGATGCGAACTAAGTTAAGTAATGCAAAGGCAGAAAGCAATGGTTCTGTTGGTGAATTTGGCTGGGATGGACTAGCTGGTACATATTTTAGTATTGTTCCAGATGAAGAGATGGTCATCCTTTATATGCAACAGCATAAACATGGAGCAGATTATTCCGTAAGACGTAAAATGCGTCAGATCATATTTGGAGCAGTCGATTAA